A part of Campylobacter concisus genomic DNA contains:
- a CDS encoding GGDEF domain-containing response regulator — protein MERILVVDDNKALAKLIVMQMEKTIDEMAIDVAYSFAEAQMLINEHDKDYFMTILDLNLPDAPNGEIVDYALSKGLSAIVLTGSIDDETRQNFINKDIVDYVYKGNMDDINYIFQMINRLSKNRQYKVLVVEDSLPFRNMIKKILTSLQFKVLAAAHGEEAMNYFADNPDINLIITDYRMPVKDGLEVLKEVRKEKDKNSLGVIVMTSPSEKTDASIFLKNGASDFIAKPFSKEELICRVNNTIEAMENINKIANFANRDFLTGVYNRRFFYSDVEEYVQVAEETNEPYAFAMIDVDYFKKINDKYGHDGGDKVLKSIAKILNDNTKGSDIVARFGGEEFCVVLKKINKEEAVKFFVNLRAKVAENKVTIKKEKVKVTISIGVSFGNGHCEIDDMLEACDSALYTAKENGRNRVEIAL, from the coding sequence ATGGAAAGAATCCTTGTAGTTGATGATAATAAGGCGTTAGCAAAGCTGATTGTTATGCAAATGGAAAAGACTATTGATGAGATGGCAATTGATGTCGCATATAGTTTTGCCGAGGCTCAAATGCTAATTAATGAGCATGACAAAGATTATTTTATGACTATTTTGGATTTAAATTTGCCAGATGCTCCAAATGGAGAGATCGTTGATTATGCACTTTCCAAAGGACTTTCAGCTATTGTTTTAACAGGTAGCATTGATGATGAAACAAGGCAAAATTTTATAAATAAAGATATTGTTGATTATGTTTATAAAGGGAATATGGACGATATCAACTATATCTTTCAAATGATAAATAGACTGAGCAAAAATAGACAATACAAGGTTTTGGTTGTCGAAGACTCGCTCCCTTTTAGAAATATGATAAAAAAGATATTAACTAGCCTTCAGTTTAAAGTTTTGGCTGCGGCTCATGGCGAAGAGGCAATGAACTATTTTGCAGATAATCCTGATATAAATCTTATAATAACTGATTATAGAATGCCAGTAAAAGATGGCCTTGAAGTTTTAAAGGAGGTTAGAAAAGAAAAAGATAAAAATAGTCTTGGCGTAATCGTTATGACATCTCCTAGCGAAAAGACTGACGCATCAATATTTTTAAAAAATGGTGCGAGCGATTTTATAGCAAAACCATTTTCAAAAGAAGAGCTAATATGCCGTGTTAATAATACGATCGAAGCGATGGAAAATATAAACAAGATAGCAAATTTTGCAAATCGCGACTTCTTAACAGGAGTTTATAATAGAAGATTTTTTTATTCTGACGTAGAAGAGTATGTTCAAGTAGCTGAAGAGACTAATGAGCCTTACGCTTTTGCAATGATTGATGTTGATTATTTTAAGAAAATAAATGATAAATATGGCCATGATGGCGGAGATAAGGTACTAAAATCAATCGCAAAAATTTTAAATGACAATACAAAAGGAAGCGATATCGTTGCTAGATTTGGTGGCGAAGAATTTTGCGTTGTCCTTAAAAAGATAAATAAAGAAGAAGCTGTTAAATTTTTTGTAAATTTGCGAGCCAAAGTAGCTGAAAATAAAGTAACTATAAAAAAGGAAAAAGTAAAAGTTACTATATCAATAGGCGTATCTTTTGGCAATGGGCATTGCGAGATAGACGATATGCTTGAGGCTTGCGATTCAGCGCTTTACACCGCAAAAGAAAATGGTAGAAACAGAGTAGAAATAGCTTTATGA
- a CDS encoding TatD family hydrolase, giving the protein MIIDTHCHLDSKVYDPDLDKILDEARNLGLKGFIIPGADINDLPKAAKIAHENSDIFFAAGVHPYDKESFSIEILRNFAKDEKCVAIGECGLDYFRLPKDENEKIKEKEDQKRIFLAQLDLAVELKKPVILHIREANEDSFNILKEYSPKLEAGAILHCYNASPLLLELCKFGNFYFGIGGVLTFKNAKNLVEILPKIPFDRIVIETDAPYLTPEPNRGKRNEPAFTTFVAKKIAEILNLESEVVCEKTSNNAKRLFKCFA; this is encoded by the coding sequence ATGATTATAGATACGCATTGTCATTTGGATAGTAAAGTTTATGATCCTGACCTTGATAAAATTTTAGATGAAGCTAGAAATTTAGGGCTAAAGGGCTTTATTATCCCGGGAGCTGATATCAATGATTTACCAAAAGCGGCTAAAATAGCGCATGAAAATTCTGACATTTTCTTTGCCGCTGGAGTTCATCCATATGATAAAGAGAGTTTTAGTATTGAAATTTTAAGAAATTTTGCTAAAGATGAAAAGTGTGTGGCGATTGGTGAATGTGGTTTGGACTACTTTCGCTTGCCAAAAGATGAAAATGAAAAGATAAAAGAAAAAGAGGATCAAAAACGTATTTTTTTAGCTCAACTTGATTTAGCTGTTGAGTTAAAAAAACCCGTTATTCTTCATATTAGGGAGGCTAATGAGGACTCTTTTAATATCTTAAAAGAGTATTCACCAAAGCTTGAAGCTGGAGCGATTTTGCACTGTTATAATGCTTCACCACTTCTTTTAGAGCTTTGTAAATTTGGGAATTTTTACTTTGGCATAGGCGGTGTTTTAACATTTAAAAATGCTAAAAATTTAGTCGAGATTTTGCCAAAAATCCCATTTGATAGGATAGTTATTGAAACTGACGCTCCTTATCTCACGCCAGAACCAAATCGTGGCAAGAGAAATGAGCCGGCGTTTACGACATTTGTTGCTAAAAAGATAGCTGAAATTTTAAACCTTGAATCTGAAGTTGTTTGTGAAAAAACTTCAAATAATGCCAAAAGGTTGTTTAAGTGCTTTGCTTAA
- a CDS encoding lytic transglycosylase domain-containing protein — MKAMLKIFLMFACSTLLLANTPEKSSYDTQVKILKELDIDASFMKTSHYAKMRQGIKQSQLETFTEALKNGYMYIPMVKEQIKKSGVPESFFYLAMIESGFSNHTVSNAKATGMWQFMEQTARLHGLKVGQYVDERKDPVESTIAATNYLKSLKNQFGKWYLAAMAYNCGDGALKRAIQKAGTDDLVTLLDAEKKYLPAETRNFVIKILRAEYTAKDADFLMSKDSSLLNINGGLKLVKVKVPGGTNLAQIGDSIGLSTKKMKNNNPHLKFVFTPPTLKDYYVYIPENKKQLFAENFKPFNGKNNFYAYVVKKGETLLSISKKTGVSHRAIKDYNELSTNAVSYNQKLIIPFSAQNKSQNYIVQTGDTIASLSKKFNVSEKDLKDANSFASSNLNVGANIVIP, encoded by the coding sequence ATGAAAGCAATGCTTAAAATATTTTTAATGTTTGCATGTAGTACTTTGCTACTGGCAAATACACCTGAAAAGAGCTCATACGATACTCAGGTAAAAATTTTAAAAGAGCTGGATATTGACGCTAGCTTTATGAAGACTTCTCACTATGCAAAGATGAGGCAAGGTATCAAACAATCACAACTTGAAACATTTACAGAAGCTCTAAAAAATGGTTATATGTATATACCGATGGTAAAAGAGCAGATCAAAAAATCCGGTGTACCTGAGTCATTCTTTTATCTAGCTATGATAGAATCAGGCTTTTCAAATCATACAGTCTCAAACGCAAAAGCTACTGGCATGTGGCAGTTTATGGAGCAAACGGCTAGACTTCATGGTTTAAAAGTGGGTCAATATGTAGATGAGAGAAAAGATCCAGTAGAGTCTACTATTGCAGCAACAAATTATCTAAAGTCGCTTAAAAATCAATTCGGCAAATGGTATCTAGCAGCTATGGCCTATAACTGCGGCGATGGAGCCTTAAAAAGAGCCATACAAAAAGCTGGCACAGATGATCTTGTAACACTTCTTGATGCGGAGAAAAAATACCTTCCAGCAGAAACTAGAAATTTTGTTATCAAAATTTTAAGAGCAGAATATACCGCAAAAGACGCGGACTTCTTGATGTCTAAAGATTCATCTTTGTTAAACATAAACGGAGGACTAAAACTTGTAAAAGTAAAAGTACCTGGCGGTACAAATTTAGCTCAAATAGGCGATAGTATCGGCCTTAGTACAAAAAAAATGAAAAACAACAATCCGCACTTAAAATTTGTATTTACTCCACCAACTCTAAAAGATTATTATGTTTATATCCCTGAAAACAAAAAACAGCTTTTTGCAGAAAATTTCAAGCCATTTAATGGTAAAAATAATTTTTATGCCTACGTTGTAAAAAAGGGCGAAACATTACTTTCTATCTCTAAAAAAACAGGTGTTAGTCATAGAGCGATCAAAGACTACAACGAGCTTAGCACAAATGCCGTAAGCTATAATCAAAAACTAATTATTCCATTTTCCGCACAAAATAAATCTCAAAACTATATAGTCCAAACTGGTGATACGATAGCTTCTTTATCTAAGAAATTTAATGTGAGCGAAAAAGATTTAAAAGATGCAAATTCTTTTGCTAGTTCAAATTTAAATGTTGGAGCAAATATTGTCATACCGTAA
- a CDS encoding septal ring lytic transglycosylase RlpA family protein, which translates to MSYRKSLKFYIGLSFTLLVTGCSWSGAPFTPSGPTNVKGNNSASIQKATMRPYTINGKTYYPTVVSVGDKASGTASWYGPNFHGKTTSNGEIYNMYNMTAAHKTLPMNTILKVTNLRNQKSVIVRVNDRGPFVADRVLDLSKAAATKLDIIGTGTAPVSMEVIGFNEDINAVASINTQTKPTSTGIKVPNPVSPTAPTGGIIISSEQRVVGGDFMVQIGSFKNLEGANRYQREHQSIDGYKSVVRTFTIDGSTIYRVFLNGFRSEDEARDYARSGKFQGAFIVRG; encoded by the coding sequence TTGTCATACCGTAAGAGCCTAAAATTTTATATAGGGCTAAGTTTTACTCTTTTAGTTACTGGTTGCTCTTGGAGCGGGGCACCATTTACACCAAGTGGCCCAACTAATGTAAAGGGCAATAATTCAGCTTCTATCCAAAAAGCAACAATGAGACCTTACACAATAAATGGCAAAACATACTACCCAACCGTTGTAAGCGTGGGCGATAAGGCAAGTGGCACAGCAAGCTGGTATGGTCCAAATTTTCATGGTAAAACAACCTCAAACGGCGAAATTTATAATATGTACAACATGACTGCAGCACACAAAACTTTGCCGATGAATACGATCCTTAAAGTAACAAATTTAAGAAATCAAAAAAGCGTCATTGTTCGCGTAAATGATCGTGGACCTTTTGTGGCTGATAGGGTTTTAGACCTTTCAAAGGCGGCTGCAACTAAACTTGATATTATCGGTACAGGTACGGCTCCAGTCAGTATGGAAGTCATAGGCTTTAATGAAGATATTAATGCTGTTGCTAGCATTAACACTCAAACAAAACCAACAAGTACTGGTATAAAAGTGCCAAATCCAGTCTCTCCGACAGCTCCAACTGGAGGCATTATTATTTCGTCAGAGCAACGAGTCGTGGGTGGAGATTTTATGGTGCAAATTGGCTCATTTAAAAACCTTGAGGGCGCAAATAGATATCAAAGAGAGCATCAAAGCATAGATGGCTATAAGTCGGTAGTTAGGACATTTACTATAGATGGATCTACCATTTATAGAGTATTTTTAAATGGCTTTAGAAGTGAGGACGAGGCTAGGGATTATGCAAGAAGCGGTAAATTCCAAGGTGCATTTATAGTAAGAGGTTAG
- the hisB gene encoding imidazoleglycerol-phosphate dehydratase HisB, giving the protein MLELTRNTKETQISMKLKIYGSGVAKIDTGIGFFDHMLEAFTKHSLLDLEISCKGDTHVDFHHSVEDVGIVLGQLLKEALYPLSGVERFGEASVVMDEAAVFCALDLSNRAYLVYENFNENAKVGEFDTELVEEFFRAVAINSGITLHLNQIRGKNTHHIIEATFKSFAVALRRALAKNARIGTPSTKGVL; this is encoded by the coding sequence ATTTTAGAACTAACTAGAAATACAAAAGAGACACAAATCTCAATGAAACTTAAAATTTATGGCTCTGGTGTTGCAAAGATAGATACTGGCATTGGTTTTTTTGACCATATGCTTGAAGCTTTTACAAAGCATTCTTTGCTTGATCTTGAAATTTCATGCAAGGGCGATACCCATGTTGATTTTCATCATAGCGTTGAGGATGTCGGCATAGTTTTGGGTCAGCTTTTAAAAGAGGCCTTGTATCCACTAAGCGGCGTTGAGAGATTTGGCGAGGCAAGCGTTGTTATGGATGAGGCGGCTGTTTTTTGTGCACTAGATCTTAGCAATAGAGCCTATCTTGTCTATGAAAATTTTAATGAAAACGCCAAAGTAGGGGAGTTTGACACTGAGCTTGTGGAGGAGTTTTTTAGGGCAGTTGCTATAAATTCTGGTATCACGCTTCATTTAAATCAAATTCGCGGTAAAAACACTCACCACATCATCGAAGCAACGTTTAAATCATTTGCCGTAGCACTTCGTAGAGCACTTGCTAAAAACGCAAGGATAGGCACGCCAAGCACAAAGGGTGTTTTATGA
- a CDS encoding KdsC family phosphatase, with protein MIEIIFLDVDGCLTDGKIIYNANGEELKFFDVKDGYAIESWLKLGKKVAIITGRKSAIIERRAEDLKINHVYQGVGDKFEVASEILKFEGLSFKNAAAIGDDYNDYKILNAVAWSFKPKDAIKELDVKTKLKHKGGNGAVREMIELIIKSENLYDEWSKRWL; from the coding sequence ATGATAGAGATTATATTTTTAGATGTTGATGGTTGCCTGACTGATGGCAAGATCATCTACAATGCAAACGGCGAAGAGCTTAAATTTTTTGATGTAAAAGACGGCTACGCGATAGAAAGCTGGCTAAAGCTTGGCAAAAAAGTAGCTATCATAACTGGCAGAAAGTCAGCCATCATTGAGCGAAGGGCTGAGGATCTAAAGATAAATCACGTCTATCAAGGTGTTGGTGATAAATTTGAAGTGGCGAGTGAGATATTAAAATTTGAAGGGCTTAGCTTTAAAAACGCAGCAGCTATCGGCGATGACTACAATGACTATAAAATTTTAAATGCAGTTGCTTGGAGCTTTAAGCCAAAAGACGCGATAAAAGAGCTTGATGTAAAGACAAAACTAAAGCACAAAGGTGGCAATGGCGCGGTTAGAGAGATGATCGAGCTTATTATAAAATCAGAAAATTTATATGACGAGTGGTCGAAGCGTTGGTTGTAA
- a CDS encoding LPS export ABC transporter periplasmic protein LptC: protein MVVKIFYFVVAIFSVVMIFLAAQDPYLANVLKIDTKISNMQINDVIDYEINSTKISGVYEADELNRYNDKDEFLSFKAKILRGNLKHFLSSDKVISQNDEIIFQKNANYENNDSLRFISDEVIYGTKTKIVRSEANFTLIRNNDKALGESGSYDLGKKQTQVKGLRAWVEENQRF, encoded by the coding sequence TTGGTTGTAAAAATTTTCTACTTCGTCGTGGCCATTTTTAGTGTCGTGATGATATTTTTGGCAGCTCAAGATCCATACCTTGCAAATGTTTTAAAGATCGACACAAAGATATCAAATATGCAGATAAATGATGTGATAGATTATGAGATAAATTCCACGAAAATAAGCGGAGTATACGAGGCTGACGAGCTAAATAGATACAATGATAAAGATGAGTTTTTGAGTTTTAAGGCAAAAATTTTAAGAGGAAATTTAAAACATTTTTTAAGCTCAGACAAAGTAATCTCACAAAATGACGAAATCATCTTTCAAAAGAATGCGAACTATGAAAACAACGATAGTTTGAGATTTATAAGTGACGAAGTGATATATGGAACAAAAACAAAAATAGTAAGATCTGAAGCAAATTTCACACTCATAAGAAATAATGATAAGGCGCTGGGTGAGAGTGGAAGCTATGATCTTGGCAAAAAACAAACACAGGTAAAAGGGTTAAGGGCATGGGTAGAAGAAAATCAGCGATTTTAG
- the lptA gene encoding lipopolysaccharide transport periplasmic protein LptA, producing the protein MGRRKSAILAVILGFTFLNAEQVEITSNDFFADENKQTSEFIGNVNIKKGSFDELKADKVVVYFDKKRQPIKYVATGNARAKIFIKDKHYDGKGNTLTYEPAKQIYTVSGNGYLHEVETDKNVYGEKIVVNQKDGTYSVNSDEKKPVKFIFQVEEKDK; encoded by the coding sequence ATGGGTAGAAGAAAATCAGCGATTTTAGCGGTGATATTGGGTTTTACATTTTTAAATGCAGAGCAAGTTGAAATCACATCAAATGATTTTTTTGCAGATGAGAATAAACAAACTAGTGAATTTATAGGTAATGTAAATATCAAAAAGGGTTCATTTGATGAGCTTAAGGCAGATAAAGTGGTCGTCTATTTTGACAAAAAACGCCAGCCTATAAAATATGTGGCCACTGGCAATGCTAGAGCAAAAATTTTTATAAAAGATAAGCACTATGATGGCAAAGGCAATACTCTTACATACGAGCCAGCAAAACAGATCTATACTGTTAGTGGAAATGGCTATTTGCACGAGGTAGAAACTGATAAGAATGTTTATGGCGAAAAGATAGTTGTTAATCAAAAAGATGGCACATATAGTGTAAATAGTGATGAAAAAAAGCCTGTTAAGTTTATCTTTCAGGTAGAGGAAAAAGATAAGTGA